A window of the Pongo abelii isolate AG06213 chromosome 10, NHGRI_mPonAbe1-v2.0_pri, whole genome shotgun sequence genome harbors these coding sequences:
- the C1S gene encoding complement C1s subcomponent — translation MWCIVLFSLLAWVYAEPTMYGEILSPNYPQAYPSEVEKSWDIEVPEGYGIHLYFTHLDIELSENCAYDSVQIISGDIEEGRLCGQRSSNNPHSPIVEEFQVPYNKLQVIFKSDFSNEERFTGFAAYYVATDINECTDFVDAPCSHFCNNFIGGYFCSCPPEYFLHDDMKNCGVNCSGDVFTALIGEIASPNYPKPYPENSRCEYQIRLEKGFQVVVTVRREDFDVEPADSEGNCLDSLVFVAGDQQFGPYCGHGFPGPLNIETKSNALDIIFQTDLTGQKKGWKLRYHGDPMPCPKEDTPNSVWEPAKAKYVFRDVVQITCLDGFEVVEGRVGATSFYSTCQSNGKWSNSKLKCQPVDCGIPESIENGKVEDPESTLFGSVIHYTCEEPYYYMENGGGGEYHCAGNGSWVNEVLGPELPKCVPVCGVPREPFEEKQRIIGGSDADIKNFPWQVFFDNPWAGGALIDEYWVLTAAHVVEGNREPTMYVGSTSVQTSRLAKSKMLTPEHVFIHPGWKLLEVPEGRTNFDNDIALVRLKDPVKMGPTVSPICLPGTSSDYNLVDGDLGLISGWGRTEKRDRAVRLKAARLPVAPLRKCKEVKVEKPTADAEAYVFTPNMICAGGEKGMDSCKGDSGGAFAVQDPNDKTKFYVAGLVSWGPQCGTYGLYTRVKNYIDWIMKTMQENSTPRED, via the exons ATGTG GTGCATTGTCCTGTTTTCCCTTTTGGCGTGGGTTTATGCTGAGCCTACCATGTATGGGGAGATCCTGTCCCCTAACTATCCTCAGGCATATCCCAGTGAGGTAGAGAAATCTTGGGACATAGAAGTTCCTGAAGGGTACGGGATTCACCTCTACTTCACCCATCTGGACATAGAGCTGTCAGAGAACTGTGCGTATGACTCAGTGCAG ATAATCTCAGGAGACATTGAAGAAGGGAGGCTCTGTGGACAGAGGAGCAGTAACAATCCCCACTCTCCCATTGTGGAAGAGTTCCAAGTCCCATACAACAAACTCCAGGTGATCTTTAAGTCAGACTTTTCCAATGAAGAGCGTTTTACGGGGTTTGCTGCATACTATGTTGCCACAG ACATAAATGAATGCACAGATTTTGTAGATGCCCCTTGTAGCCACTTCTGCAACAATTTCATTGGTGGTTACTTCTGCTCCTGCCCCCCGGAATATTTCCTCCATGATGACATGAAGAATTGTGGAG TTAATTGCAGTGGGGATGTATTCACTGCACTGATTGGGGAGATTGCAAGTCCCAATTATCCCAAACCATATCCAGAGAACTCAAGGTGTGAATACCAGATCCGGTTGGAGAAAGGGTTCCAAGTTGTGGTGACCGTGCGGAGAGAAGATTTTGATGTGGAACCAGCTGACTCAGAGGGAAACTGCCTTGACAGTTTAGTT TTTGTTGCAGGAGATCAGCAATTTGGTCCTTACTGTGGTCATGGATTCCCTGGGCCTCTAAATATTGAAACCAAGAGTAATGCTCTTGATATCATCTTCCAAACTGATCTAACAGGGCAAAAAAAGGGCTGGAAACTTCGCTATCATGGAGATC CAATGCCCTGCCCTAAGGAAGACACTCCCAATTCTGTTTGGGAGCCTGCGAAGGCAAAATATGTGTTTAGAGATGTGGTGCAGATAACCTGTCTGGATGGGTTTGAAGTTGTGGAG GGACGTGTTGGTGCAACATCTTTCTATTCGACTTGtcaaagcaatggaaagtggagtaatTCCAAACTGAAATGTCAAC CTGTGGACTGTGGCATTCCTGAATCCATTGAGAATGGTAAAGTTGAAGACCCAGAGAGCACTTTGTTTGGTTCTGTCATCCACTACACCTGTGAGGAGCCATATTACTACATGGAAAATGGAGGAGGTG GGGAGTATCACTGTGCTGGTAACGGGAGCTGGGTGAATGAGGTGCTGGGCCCAGAGCTGCCGAAATGTGTTCCAG TCTGTGGAGTCCCCAGAGAACCCTTTGAAGAAAAACAGAGGATAATTGGAGGATCCGATGCAGATATTAAAAACTTCCCCTGGCAAGTCTTCTTTGACAACCCATGGGCTGGTGGAGCGCTCATTGATGAGTACTGGGTGCTGACGGCTGCTCATGTTGTGGAGGGAAACAGGGAGCCAACAATGTACGTTGGGTCCACCTCAGTGCAGACCTCACGGCTGGCAAAATCCAAGATGCTCACTCCTGAGCATGTGTTTATTCATCCGGGATGGAAGCTGCTGGAAGTCCCAGAAGGACGAACAAATTTTGATAATGACATTGCACTGGTGCGGCTGAAAGACCCAGTGAAAATGGGACCCACCGTCTCTCCCATCTGCCTGCCAGGCACCTCTTCTGACTACAACCTCGTGGATGGGGACCTGGGACTGATCTCAGGCTGGGGCCGAACAGAGAAGAGAGATCGCGCTGTTCGCCTCAAGGCGGCAAGGTTACCTGTAGCTCCTTTAAGAAAGTGCAAAGAAGTGAAAGTGGAGAAACCCACAGCAGATGCAGAGGCCTATGTTTTCACTCCGAACATGATCTGTGCTGGAGGAGAGAAGGGCATGGATAGCTGTAAAGGGGACAGTGGTGGGGCCTTTGCTGTACAGGATCCCAATGACAAGACCAAATTCTATGTAGCTGGCCTGGTGTCCTGGGGGCCCCAGTGTGGGACCTATGGGCTTTACACACGGGTAAAGAACTACATTGACTGGATAATGAAGACTATGCAGGAAAATAGCACCCCCCGTGAGGACTAA